A single region of the Micropterus dolomieu isolate WLL.071019.BEF.003 ecotype Adirondacks linkage group LG18, ASM2129224v1, whole genome shotgun sequence genome encodes:
- the dlgap4b gene encoding disks large-associated protein 4 isoform X3, with amino-acid sequence MKGLGTNRNRHLSDSCEPSPGHPEALYPPRTSTLTRSPYLLSPTMEHYGTMDPHLYPSANPGSLPPDCMLPLNNQLSNSSTFPRIHYNSYDQSDFSPPGDSIGGISTGTMGTSMSMGMGMGTGMGMAGLSGRTPMITSGSATISHHMTKNQAPTSLLEFDKQLPGGRDGFSTLQFHRTSAVAAAKQRTDSPGRIRYMLHSVQKLFAKSQSLESHNMKGNVNGRSTGSGGGSSGTEDGGKQNRRSKSKDRGTKSEATAKRRPRSNMSGYWSSDDLDSSDLSSYHNTMAMMTLGRPTGHDSQGGQNRYIHSGYNTISSSKTSNDLKYQPLSVPGGGGGGGLGETGRMVINDNDYMKGGSWSTLTMGQPRQVIQKGSATLDRSMLKSKSCQQELTCNYLQVGRRGDWSSTLGRSGGANEIPCRRMRSGSYVKAMGDMEDSDDSEGSPKPSPKGAARRQSYLRATQQSLSDQLPPRNCLPSLRELSNNRSLDNLDCIGETGSSLPRWDDDDFSQACSTLGRRSCMEQLRDLEMSHHYEDRGSESTYRDSRSQSQDNPEPPDLPMPTCFRSRSHSYLRAIQAGCSQDDDTASIDSGCSPPLTDTTVRTYSSSTVSTCITTCKKTAPPPVPPRTTSKPYISVTVQSSTESAQDNYLDQQDRRSEVNSQSSHAHSNSSDSLDSTRANSLARGIPRPPHIIPTPIATPREPIAPTTTNASTETSDSVVQHESLRSGFNKGNLVAEEPLVAPVPRRKLSSIGIQVDCIQEDPREETPPLAKFQSIGVQVEDGWQLSRSSSMASKQETDSDTQDIPVISHINNAKHSEKKIMVSSASQSMSSPPGQDYLDNGDTTGDASSPPPPRQILNRSTTRSSSSSFSESLDPALDPSSLPPPDPWLDSGNGSNSSVPQSGGGGTLCRRDGHWFLKLLQAETGRMEGWCQQMEQETKDNQLSEEVLGKVRSAVGSAQLLISQKFQQFRGLCEQNLNVNANPRPTAQDLAGFWDLLQLSIEDISLKFDELYHLKSNDWQPVPSAAAQSPPERKDEEKVAPPASKKPGKGRPLLGREKSADSSSTSSSASAEKQRQEARKRLLAAKKAASFRQNSATESADSIEIYVPEAQTRL; translated from the exons ATGAAAGGGTTGGGGACCAACCGTAACAGACACCTCTCTGACTCCTGTGAACCTTCCCCAGGCCATCCAGAGGCCCTCTACCCTCCGAGAACCAGCACCCTGACACGCAGCCCTTACCTGCTGAGCCCCACAATGGAGCACTATGGCACCATGGACCCCCACCTTTATCCATCAGCCAACCCAGGCTCCCTTCCACCAGACTGCATGCTGCCCCTCAACAACCAGCTGTCCAACAGCAGCACCTTCCCCAGGATTCACTACAACTCCTATGACCAGTCTGACTTCTCCCCCCCTGGGGACAGCATCGGGGGGATAAGCACGGGGACCATGGGCACATCCATGTCCATGGGCATGGGCATGGGAACAGGCATGGGCATGGCAGGGCTTAGTGGACGGACACCTATGATTACAAGCGGCTCAGCAACTATTTCACATCATATGACCAAAAACCAGGCCCCAACCAGTCTGCTAGAGTTTGATAAGCAACTACCTGGAGGCCGCGACGGATTTAGCACGTTGCAGTTTCATCGAACATCCGCCGTCGCTGCTGCCAAGCAGCGCACAGACAGTCCTGGTCGCATCCGTTACATGCTGCACTCAGTGCAGAAGCTCTTTGCGAAGTCCCAGTCACTGGAGAGCCACAACATGAAAGGAAATGTCAATGGACGCTCTACTGGCAGTGGTGGAGGCTCGTCTGGCACGGAAGACGGTGGGAAGCAGAATCGCAGATCCAAAAGTAAAGATAGGGGTACAAAATCAGAGGCGACTGCCAAGCGACGACCACGCTCCAACATGTCAGGTTACTGGAGCTCAGACGATTTGGACAGCAGCGATTTGAGCAGCTACCATAACACCATGGCCATGATGACTCTGGGGCGTCCAACTGGCCACGACAGCCAGGGAGGCCAGAACAGATACATCCACAGTGGGTACAACACTATCAGCTCCTCCAAAACTAGCAATGACCTGAAGTATCAGCCACTTTCTGTGCCTGGggggggaggaggtggtggacTAGGTGAAACAGGAAGAATGgtaattaatgataatgacTATATGAAAGGAGGGTCCTGGTCCACACTGACCATGGGCCAGCCAAGACAGGTGATCCAGAAAGGCTCAGCTACTCTGGACAGGTCCATGCTCAAGTCCAAATCCTGCCAACAGGAACTAACCTGCAACTACCTGCAGGTTGGACGAAGG GGGGATTGGAGTAGCACATTAGGCCGCAGCGGGGGTGCCAATGAAATCCCATGTCGGCGGATGCGCAGTGGTAGCTATGTGAAGGCCATGGGAGACATGGAGGACAGCGACGACTCAGAGGGAAGCCCCAAACCCTCACCAAAAGGCGCCGCTCGTCGCCAGAGCTACCTCAGGGCTACACAGCAGTCTCTGAGCGACCAGCTACCCCCACGCAA CTGTCTTCCATCTCTCAGAGAGCTCTCCAATAATCGCAGCCTGGACAACCTAGACTGCATTGGGGAGACAGGCTCGTCTTTGCCACGCTGGGATGATGATGACTTCAGCCAGGCCTGCAGCACCTTGGGCAGACGTAGCTGCATGGAACAG CTACGGGACCTGGAAATGAGCCATCATTACGAGGACCGCGGCTCCGAGTCCACATACAGAGATTCCCGTTCTCAATCTCAGGACAACCCAGAGCCTCCAGACTTGCCCATGCCAACATGCTTCCGATCACGCAGCCACAGCTACCTGAGAGCCATCCAGGCTGGCTGTTCCCAAGATGACGACACAGCGTCCATAGACTCAGGCTGCTCACCGCCTCTGACTGACACCACTGTTCGCACATACAGCTCCAGCACTG TCTCTACATGCATAACCACCTGTAAGAAGACTGCTCCTCCACCAGTGCCGCCGCGTACAACCTCCAAGCCCTACATCTCCGTGAcagtgcagagcagcacagAGTCGGCCCAGGACAACTACCTGGACCAGCAGGACcgcaggtcagaggtcaacagCCAGTCAAGCCACGCTCACAGCAACTCCTCTGACAGCCTCGACAGCACCCGTGCCAACAGCCTGGCCCGCGGTATTCCCCGCCCTCCACACATCATCCCCACTCCCATCGCCACCCCGAGAGAGCCAATtgcccccaccaccaccaatgCTTCCACTGAGACAAGTGACTCAGTAGTCCAGCATGAATCCTTGAGGTCAGGATTTAATAAAGGGAACCTAGTGGCAGAGGAGCCCCTAGTGGCACCTGTACCCAGGCGGAAACTGTCCTCCATTGGCATACAG GTTGACTGTATTCAGGAAGATCCACGAGAGGAGACCCCTCCATTGGCCAAATTTCAGTCAATCGGAGTACAGGTGGAGGACGGGTGGCA GCTCAGTCGCTCCAGTAGCATGGCctcaaaacaagaaacagactCAGACACACAGGACATCCCTGTCATCTCCCATATCAATAATGCCAAACACTCTGAGAAAAAAATCATGGTCAGTAGTGCCAGCCAATCAATGAGCTCCCCTCCTGGACAGGACTATTTAGACAACGGAGACACTACTGGTGACGCCTCTTCACCTCCCCCGCCCAGGCAGATCCTCAACCGCTCCACCACACGAAGTAGCTCTTCCTCCTTCTCAGAAAGTCTGGACCCAGCGCTGGACCCCTCCTCTCTACCACCTCCAGACCCTTGGCTGGATAGTGGGAATGGGAGTAACAGCAGTGTTCCTCAGAGTGGAGGAGGGGGAACGCTGTGCCGACGAGACGGCCACTGGTTCCTGAAGCTACTGCAGGCCGAGACGGGACGCATGGAAGGCTGGTGCCAGCAGATGGAACAGGAGACCAAAGACAACCAGCTCTCAGAGGAGG tGCTGGGGAAGGTTCGCAGTGCTGTAGGAAGTGCCCAGCTCCTAATATCCCAGAAGTTCCAGCAGTTCCGGGGACTATGTGAACAAAACCTG AATGTGAATGCCAACCCGCGGCCCACCGCCCAGGACCTGGCTGGTTTCTGGGACCTGTTGCAGCTCTCCATCGAGGACATCAGCCTCAAGTTCGACGAGCTCTACCATCTCAAGTCCAATGACTGGCAGCCCGTGCCGTCTGCGGCTGCCCAGTCGCCCCCTGAGCGGAAG GACGAGGAGAAGGTGGCCCCTCCAGCTTCAAAGAAGCCCGGTAAGGGACGGCCATTGCTGGGCCGCGAGAAGAGTGCAGACTCCTCATCCACCTCTTCCTCGGCCTCGGCAGAGAAGCAGAGACAAGAGGCTCGAAAGCGTCTGCTGGCTGCTAAAAAGGCGGCCTCGTTTCGCCAGAACTCCGCCACAGAGAGCGCAGACAGCATCGAAATATATGTCCCCGAGGCCCAGACTCGCCTCTGA